One Sporocytophaga myxococcoides DNA segment encodes these proteins:
- a CDS encoding FAD-binding and (Fe-S)-binding domain-containing protein translates to MLAKLEELKNSLEGEFFTDLTMRTLYATDASVYRELPLAVARPKSESDIKKLITFANQHKTSIIPRTAGTSLAGQVVGKGIVVDVSFHWTKVLEINKAEKWVRVQPGVNLDELNKILEPHGLFFAPETSTSNRCMIGGMVGNNSCGSHSVIYGTTRDHTLELKTILSDGSDAVFKSVTLDEFEAKAKGSSLESKVYKHIKTILSDPANAEEIRKEFPKPSIRRRNTGYAIDELLESQPFTSGKPAFNMCKLLAGSEGTLAFTTEIKLNLVDVPPKHKAVVAVHMNTIDESTRANLIALKYNPGAVELIDDIILQCTKHNIEQTKNRFFVQGDPGALLVVEFARDSKEEIEKLATDMEAEMRANGYGYYFPILHGADVNKVWSLRKAGLGLLANVPGDPKAVACIEDTAVAVEDQPEFIKEFQQILDKHNKSCVFYAHIGDGEIHLRPILDLKKEEDRQMFFTITDEVADLVKKFKGSLSGEHGDGRVRGEFVKKMIGEKNYNMIVELKHVWDPNNIFNPGKIVHTPKMNESLRYESNQTTNQFDTVFDFSESQGILRLAEQCNGSGDCRKSHVIGGTMCPSFMATRSEKETTRARANILREFLTRSPKKNKFAHDEIYEVMDLCLSCKGCKSECPSNVDVAKMKAEFLQQYYDEKGVPFRAMMIANFAKANSIVSNFSGLSNFVMKNSLTGGLMKKVLGMSSKRPLPLLSPVTLRKWAGKNKEALQAKGNKKGKVFLFCDEYTNYNESEIGIKAIGLLTKLGYEVEIPEHLESARTYMSKGLIREAQKIARKNIDMLKDKVSKEHPMLGIEPSAILSFRDEYPALASPEQKQAAEILAKNSLLIDEFLAREAEAGRIDASAFKKEAKQIKLHGHCHQKALSSVSYTQKILTLPSNYKVEVIPSGCCGMAGSFGYEEEHYEVSMKVGELVLFPAVRKASDETIIAAPGTSCRHQIKDGTGKSAKHPVEILFEALV, encoded by the coding sequence ATGCTGGCGAAATTAGAAGAACTGAAGAATTCACTAGAAGGCGAGTTTTTTACAGACCTTACCATGCGTACTCTTTACGCAACCGACGCATCTGTTTACCGCGAATTGCCATTGGCTGTGGCAAGACCAAAATCGGAGTCGGATATTAAAAAACTAATAACATTCGCCAATCAACATAAAACGTCGATCATTCCCCGTACAGCAGGGACCTCTTTAGCAGGTCAGGTAGTTGGAAAAGGGATTGTGGTAGATGTTTCTTTCCACTGGACAAAAGTACTTGAAATCAATAAAGCAGAGAAGTGGGTAAGAGTTCAGCCAGGTGTAAATCTTGATGAACTGAACAAAATCCTTGAACCACATGGTCTCTTTTTTGCTCCGGAAACCTCTACTTCAAACAGATGTATGATCGGGGGAATGGTCGGAAACAATTCTTGCGGCTCTCACTCGGTGATATATGGAACAACAAGAGATCATACTTTAGAATTGAAAACAATTTTAAGTGACGGATCTGATGCAGTGTTTAAGTCTGTGACACTTGATGAGTTTGAAGCAAAGGCCAAAGGTTCCTCCCTTGAAAGTAAGGTTTACAAGCATATAAAAACCATTCTTTCTGACCCTGCGAATGCAGAAGAAATCAGAAAAGAATTTCCCAAACCTTCTATCAGAAGAAGAAACACAGGTTACGCGATAGATGAATTGCTGGAATCACAGCCGTTCACTTCTGGGAAACCAGCATTCAACATGTGTAAGCTACTTGCAGGATCTGAAGGTACACTTGCATTTACTACAGAAATCAAATTAAATCTTGTTGATGTACCGCCTAAACACAAAGCTGTGGTGGCGGTTCACATGAACACAATCGACGAAAGTACAAGAGCGAACCTGATCGCGCTTAAGTACAATCCTGGTGCTGTTGAATTGATTGATGATATTATTCTTCAGTGTACCAAACATAATATTGAGCAAACCAAAAATCGCTTCTTTGTACAAGGAGATCCGGGAGCGCTCCTGGTAGTAGAATTTGCTAGAGATAGCAAAGAAGAAATTGAAAAGCTTGCCACTGATATGGAAGCTGAAATGAGAGCCAATGGTTACGGCTATTATTTCCCTATTTTGCACGGGGCTGATGTAAATAAAGTCTGGAGCCTGAGAAAAGCAGGACTTGGCTTACTGGCAAACGTTCCAGGTGATCCTAAAGCTGTGGCTTGTATTGAAGACACGGCAGTGGCAGTGGAGGACCAGCCTGAGTTTATCAAAGAGTTCCAGCAAATCCTTGACAAGCATAATAAATCCTGCGTTTTCTATGCTCATATCGGAGATGGTGAAATTCACCTTCGCCCGATACTTGATCTTAAAAAAGAAGAAGACAGACAAATGTTCTTCACTATTACAGATGAAGTAGCTGATCTTGTAAAAAAATTCAAAGGATCCCTCAGCGGGGAACATGGAGATGGAAGAGTAAGAGGTGAGTTTGTTAAAAAGATGATAGGTGAAAAGAACTACAATATGATTGTAGAACTTAAGCACGTTTGGGATCCTAACAATATCTTTAATCCAGGGAAAATTGTTCATACACCAAAAATGAACGAATCGCTGAGATACGAATCCAATCAGACTACAAACCAGTTTGATACTGTTTTCGACTTCTCAGAAAGTCAGGGAATTTTGAGACTTGCAGAGCAATGTAATGGTTCTGGTGATTGCCGTAAGTCTCACGTTATAGGCGGCACTATGTGTCCAAGCTTTATGGCTACCAGAAGTGAAAAAGAAACAACCAGGGCAAGAGCCAATATCCTGAGAGAGTTTCTTACCAGATCTCCCAAAAAGAATAAATTTGCCCATGACGAGATATACGAAGTAATGGACCTTTGCTTGTCCTGCAAAGGCTGCAAATCAGAGTGTCCGTCTAACGTAGATGTGGCTAAAATGAAAGCAGAATTTCTCCAGCAGTATTATGATGAAAAAGGAGTTCCTTTCAGAGCTATGATGATTGCCAACTTTGCCAAAGCAAACAGCATTGTAAGCAATTTCTCCGGTTTGTCTAACTTTGTCATGAAAAACAGCCTTACAGGTGGCTTAATGAAAAAGGTACTGGGAATGTCTTCCAAACGCCCATTGCCTCTGTTATCACCCGTTACTCTGAGGAAATGGGCTGGCAAAAACAAAGAAGCTCTTCAGGCAAAGGGAAACAAAAAGGGGAAAGTATTCTTATTTTGCGACGAGTACACAAACTATAACGAATCAGAAATAGGAATCAAAGCAATTGGCCTGCTTACCAAACTGGGCTATGAAGTTGAAATACCTGAACATCTGGAAAGTGCAAGAACCTACATGTCTAAAGGACTTATCCGTGAAGCACAGAAAATAGCAAGAAAAAACATAGACATGCTGAAAGACAAAGTAAGCAAGGAACATCCAATGCTTGGGATCGAGCCTTCTGCGATACTTTCATTCAGAGACGAATATCCTGCGTTAGCTTCACCTGAACAGAAACAGGCTGCCGAAATCCTTGCTAAAAATAGTCTTCTTATAGATGAGTTTCTTGCAAGAGAGGCTGAAGCAGGAAGAATTGATGCCAGCGCTTTCAAAAAGGAGGCTAAGCAAATCAAACTTCATGGTCATTGTCATCAAAAAGCACTATCATCTGTGTCATATACTCAGAAAATCCTAACCCTTCCTTCAAACTATAAAGTAGAAGTTATTCCATCTGGATGTTGTGGAATGGCAGGATCCTTCGGATATGAAGAAGAACATTACGAAGTATCTATGAAGGTAGGAGAGCTTGTCCTCTTCCCTGCTGTAAGGAAAGCTTCTGATGAAACAATTATTGCTGCTCCGGGAACAAGCTGCAGACATCAGATCAAGGATGGAACAGGGAAATCTGCGAAACATCCGGTAGAAATTTTATTTGAAGCTTTGGTATAA
- a CDS encoding leucine-rich repeat domain-containing protein, whose translation MKKIIVPTVFFIILGLTLLSVTSKPLFPDYCPDAKKYTSLQEALAEPEKVVKLDISMLKLTAIPPEIGKLTNLECLDLSFNRITTLPAEMANLKKLRYIDLTGTNYMAKLPPVLAQLPKLEAVNISDHAYWKPAQFEEAKKFLPNVKMILSND comes from the coding sequence ATGAAAAAAATAATCGTTCCGACCGTGTTTTTTATCATTTTAGGCCTTACTCTTCTGAGTGTCACTTCTAAACCTCTTTTCCCGGATTATTGCCCGGATGCGAAAAAATATACTTCCCTGCAGGAAGCACTTGCTGAACCCGAGAAAGTTGTAAAGTTGGATATCAGCATGTTAAAGCTTACTGCCATTCCTCCGGAAATTGGTAAGCTTACAAATCTGGAGTGTTTGGATCTCTCTTTTAACAGGATAACTACATTGCCAGCTGAAATGGCCAATCTGAAGAAGTTAAGATATATCGATTTGACAGGTACGAATTACATGGCAAAACTTCCACCGGTTCTTGCTCAGCTGCCTAAACTTGAGGCCGTGAATATTTCTGATCATGCCTATTGGAAACCTGCTCAATTTGAGGAGGCTAAGAAGTTTTTGCCAAATGTGAAGATGATTCTTTCAAATGATTAA
- a CDS encoding FMN-binding glutamate synthase family protein, producing MDPILHFFMNHFWWIVPLVLIVSVAIKDIFFNRAHTIKHNFPVVGHLRYLLEKIGPEMRQYIVANNREELPFNRSQRSWIYASSKRENNYQGFGTDQDQNAAGHIFINPAMFPFNLKAGHPNIEDPAFVPCAKVIGLANKRKKPFRPYSIVNISAMSYGSLSSKAVESMNKGALKAGCYHNTGEGGLAPYHSFGADVVFQVGTGYFGVRDELGNFSMEKMEALVKKNPFVKAIEFKLSQGAKPGKGGVLPAAKITPEVAEIRQVAMGKDVISPACHSAFSNVPEMMDFIEMVADRTGLPVGIKSAVGKLEMWEELADLMAERGTGPDFITIDGGEGGTGAAPPAFADHVSLPFSYAFSKIYKVFAERGLSDRIVFIASGKLGFPAKALTAFAMGADIINVAREAMMSIGCIQAQVCHTNRCPAGVATQNKWLAAGVDVTLKSERCYNYIKTLRKELLEITHACGYEHPCQMTMRDVDLSMGDNNMTIKLRDSYKYDKVKVNFNGMQEIKDCPYLGGPARKQEKQELAEVK from the coding sequence ATGGACCCTATCCTTCATTTCTTCATGAATCATTTCTGGTGGATTGTTCCGCTGGTTCTGATAGTTTCTGTAGCCATTAAAGACATTTTTTTCAACCGTGCACATACGATTAAACACAACTTTCCTGTTGTTGGGCACTTGCGCTATCTGCTTGAGAAAATCGGTCCTGAAATGAGACAATATATCGTTGCGAACAATAGGGAGGAGCTTCCTTTTAACCGGAGTCAGCGTTCATGGATTTATGCAAGTTCAAAGAGAGAAAATAACTATCAGGGATTTGGTACTGACCAGGATCAGAATGCTGCAGGGCACATATTTATTAACCCTGCAATGTTTCCATTTAATCTGAAAGCTGGTCATCCGAATATCGAAGATCCAGCATTTGTTCCATGTGCAAAAGTTATTGGACTTGCAAATAAAAGAAAGAAGCCATTCAGACCTTATTCTATTGTGAATATTTCTGCAATGAGTTATGGTTCGCTTTCTTCAAAAGCTGTTGAATCCATGAACAAGGGGGCTTTGAAAGCCGGTTGTTATCATAATACAGGGGAAGGTGGTTTGGCTCCTTATCATTCTTTTGGGGCTGATGTTGTCTTCCAGGTAGGTACCGGGTATTTCGGGGTTAGGGATGAGTTAGGAAATTTTTCAATGGAGAAGATGGAAGCTCTGGTTAAAAAGAATCCATTTGTAAAAGCAATTGAATTTAAACTTTCTCAAGGTGCTAAACCAGGAAAAGGTGGAGTGCTACCTGCTGCTAAAATTACTCCGGAAGTAGCTGAAATCCGTCAGGTCGCAATGGGCAAAGATGTAATCTCCCCAGCTTGTCACTCCGCATTTAGCAATGTGCCTGAGATGATGGATTTTATAGAAATGGTCGCAGACAGAACAGGTTTGCCTGTTGGAATAAAATCAGCTGTAGGAAAACTTGAAATGTGGGAAGAACTTGCTGATTTGATGGCAGAAAGAGGCACAGGCCCTGATTTTATCACAATAGATGGAGGGGAAGGTGGAACAGGTGCTGCACCTCCTGCATTTGCAGACCACGTTTCATTGCCATTTTCTTATGCTTTCAGTAAAATTTATAAAGTGTTTGCAGAGCGAGGCTTGTCAGACAGAATAGTTTTTATTGCTTCTGGGAAACTTGGTTTCCCAGCAAAAGCTCTTACAGCATTTGCTATGGGCGCAGATATAATTAACGTTGCAAGGGAAGCAATGATGTCTATTGGTTGTATTCAGGCTCAGGTATGTCATACAAACAGATGTCCCGCCGGTGTTGCGACTCAGAATAAATGGCTTGCAGCAGGAGTGGACGTGACCTTGAAGTCAGAGAGATGCTATAATTATATTAAAACACTAAGAAAAGAATTGCTTGAAATCACTCATGCCTGTGGTTATGAACATCCTTGTCAGATGACTATGAGAGATGTAGACCTCAGTATGGGTGATAACAATATGACAATAAAGCTTAGAGACTCTTATAAATATGACAAGGTAAAGGTAAACTTTAATGGTATGCAGGAAATAAAGGATTGCCCGTATCTTGGTGGTCCGGCAAGGAAGCAGGAAAAACAGGAGTTGGCGGAAGTTAAATAA
- the xseB gene encoding exodeoxyribonuclease VII small subunit, with protein MSEKISYTEAFEELQLIVSEIEQGEISVDDLSDKVKRAALLIKICKTKLSTTEEDVSKILKELESEE; from the coding sequence ATGAGTGAAAAAATAAGTTATACAGAAGCGTTTGAAGAACTGCAACTCATTGTTTCAGAAATAGAACAGGGAGAAATTTCTGTAGATGACCTTTCAGATAAGGTAAAAAGAGCAGCACTGCTCATAAAAATCTGTAAGACAAAACTGAGTACAACTGAAGAGGATGTGAGTAAAATCCTGAAGGAACTGGAGAGCGAAGAGTAG